CTCCACATGAGCCCGCCGCCCAAGTTGGTGCAGGAGTGGGTGGGCCAGCGCGAGGTGCTGCGCCAGGTCCAGGCCTGCTGGTTGAAGGTGGCGGATGCGGACATGCCGCTTTCGCCGCGCATCACCGGGCCGCCCGGGATCGGGAAGACCTCGCTCGCCACCGCCGCCGCCAAAGAGCGGGGGCAGGAGCTCTACATCTTCCAGTGCACGGCCGACACCCGGCCGGAGGATCTGCTGGTCACGCCGGTCCTCGCCGAGTCGGGGAAGATTGCCTATCACGCCTCCTCCCTCGTCACCGCCATGATCCGCGGGGGCATCTGCGTTCTCGATGAGGGAAACCGCATGAGCGAGAAGAGCTGGGCCTCGCTCGCCCCGCTGCTCGATCACCGCCGCTATGTCGAGTCCATCGTCGCGGGCATCACCATCCCGGCCCATGCGGAGTTCCGCTGCTGCGTCACGATGAACGAGGACGCCTCGACCTACGAGGTGCCCGACTACATCCTCTCTCGCCTCCAGCCGACGCTGGCGGTCGAATTTCCCGATCGCGGCGATGAGCTCGCCATCCTGAAGTACCATCTTCCCTTCGCGGGCGAGGAGATGCTCGCGCTCACCGTGGATTTTCTCCAGGAGGCCCACGCCCTCGATCTGGAGTACGCCCCGCGCGACGGCATCCATATTTTGCAGTACGCCCTCAAGCGGCTCGCGCAGGACGCCGAACATCCCCTTTCGCAGGATGATGCTTGGCGGGAGTCGCTTCTCAAGGTGCTCGGCGAGGAGGCGCTCGATCTGAAATCGCAGGCCCAGCGCCGCCGCCGCGCCCTGGGGGACGACATCCCGCCGATCGATTTCGGGGATTTTTTCTTCGGCGGGGACAGCCCGCTTCGCCCCGACCGGGGAGACGCCTGAGCGCGCCATGGCCGAAGACGCCGGCGGAAAGGGCAGCGCCCGCGAGCAGGTCCTCCGCCTCTCTCCCAAAATCACGATCCTTCCCGTCATCCACGGCTCCGGGGATTTCGCCCAGGAGGTCCGCGAGCGCATCCTGCGGCTCGAGCCCGACTGCCTGGCGGTGCCGCTTCCTCCCTCGTTCCAGGAGCTGGTCGAAGCCGGTGTGGATCAGCTGCCCCGCCTGAGCTTTGTGGCCGCCGAGGAGCCTTCCCTCGATGCGGGATCGGGCTACGCGGAAGAGGAGGAGGAATATTCCGATCCTTCGGCCGAGCCGTGGGAGGACATCTCGGGCGATCTGCCGGAGGGCGATCTGCCGGAAGAAGAGACAGGGGATGCGCCGGATGATGTGCTCGATGGTGATACGGCGGCGGATCTGCCCTCTTGCAACTATGTGCCCATCGAGCCCTGCCAGCCGGTCATCGCCGCCCTGCGCGTCGCGATGGGGGAGCGCATCGCCCGGGCGTTCATCGATCGGGAGGTGCCCCATTTTTATCCCGAAGAGACCGCGCTTCCCGATCCCTATGCCCTGAAGGAGGTCTCCCTCGAAGCCTTCGCGGCGGCGCTTCTCACCCGCGCGACGATGCCGCTTCCGGGCGGCCAGCGCGATCTGCGCATCCGCACCATGGCGCACCGGCTCCGCGCGCTCGAGGCCGACTTCGAAAACATCGTCTTCGTCTGCGCCGCCCTCGACTGGCCCTGGGTGCGGAAGGCCTACCGGGAGGAACCCCCTCCCGAGGCGGAGGAGACGTTCTACGCCCCCTTGCGGCGATACGATGTGGCGGCGGAAACGGCCGCGTTTCTCATTCAAGAAATTCCCTATATCGCCTATCTGTATGAGAAGCGGCGCGAGGAGCTTCGGGGCGATCGGCATCTCTCGATCGACGGGGTGAAGGAACTGCTCCTCGAGGCGCGCGCGGCGTGGCTCTCCGAGAACGCCCCGGCCTACAACTGGCTCACCCCCCAGCGGCTTCAGGTGTTTCTGCAGTACGTGCGGAACCTCACGCTCCAGGCGGGAAGGCTCACCCCGGATCTTTTCACCCTCGTCCTGGCCGCCAAGCAGGTGGGAGGCGACGAGTTCGCCGTCAGCCTGGCCGACACCGCCCGCCGGTATCCCCTCCAGGAAGAAGGAGCGGGGGGAGAAGGGGTGCGCCTCGGGATCGAGATGGCCGAGTTCCCGGACGGCGGGGTCGCCCGCATGAAGAACCGCCTCGGCGGCCAGCAGCTCATCTGGCGGAGCATCTCCCTCAAGCCGAAGCCCAAGCCTTTGCA
This is a stretch of genomic DNA from bacterium. It encodes these proteins:
- a CDS encoding AAA family ATPase, translating into LHMSPPPKLVQEWVGQREVLRQVQACWLKVADADMPLSPRITGPPGIGKTSLATAAAKERGQELYIFQCTADTRPEDLLVTPVLAESGKIAYHASSLVTAMIRGGICVLDEGNRMSEKSWASLAPLLDHRRYVESIVAGITIPAHAEFRCCVTMNEDASTYEVPDYILSRLQPTLAVEFPDRGDELAILKYHLPFAGEEMLALTVDFLQEAHALDLEYAPRDGIHILQYALKRLAQDAEHPLSQDDAWRESLLKVLGEEALDLKSQAQRRRRALGDDIPPIDFGDFFFGGDSPLRPDRGDA